The following proteins come from a genomic window of Paenibacillus swuensis:
- a CDS encoding response regulator has translation MDKKKVLIVDDQNGIRVLLLEVFSSEGYNTFQASNGKLALEIVRKESPDLVLLDMKIPGMDGLEILKHIKQMNQEIKVIMMTAYGELDMIKESTELGALMHFTKPFDIDEMIQAVNTQLGKDQSRFAFGS, from the coding sequence TTGGATAAGAAGAAAGTGCTGATTGTTGACGACCAGAACGGCATCCGTGTCCTGCTACTCGAAGTGTTCAGCAGTGAAGGGTATAACACATTCCAAGCCTCGAACGGAAAACTGGCTTTGGAGATTGTGCGGAAGGAATCACCGGACTTGGTTCTGTTGGATATGAAGATCCCGGGCATGGACGGGCTGGAAATTCTGAAGCACATCAAGCAGATGAATCAAGAAATCAAGGTCATCATGATGACGGCTTACGGCGAGTTGGATATGATTAAAGAATCCACGGAGCTGGGCGCGTTAATGCATTTCACCAAGCCGTTTGACATTGATGAAATGATTCAAGCTGTGAATACCCAGTTAGGCAAAGATCAAAGCCGATTTGCATTCGGATCCTGA
- a CDS encoding CTP synthase, with the protein MAKYIFVTGGVVSSLGKGITAASLGRLLKNRGLKVTIQKFDPYINVDPGTMSPYQHGEVFVTDDGAETDLDLGHYERFIDINLSKNSNITTGKVYSSVITKERRGEYLGGTVQVIPHITNEIKDRVFRAGKESGSDVVITEIGGTVGDIESLPFLEAIRQIKSDVGRENVMYIHVTLIPYLKAAGEVKTKPTQHSVKELRSIGIQPNVIVCRTEHKLTDDMKRKIGLFCDIDTGAVIEGLDADTLYDVPLMYLEQGLDEIVVNHLKLETPAPDMTEWRSMVERVKSLKHTTEIAIVGKYVALHDAYLSIVESLGHAGIDCDSEIKIRWVNAEEIYDHNAGELLSGVQGILVPGGFGDRGIEGKVSAIRYAREQRIPFFGICLGMQVAVIEYARSLAGLDGANSSEINPTTSYPVIDLLPEQKDIENLGGTMRLGLYPCKLSEGSLAMECYDDELVYERHRHRYEFNNEYRELIESVGLKISGTSPDGRLVEIVELPDHPWFLAVQFHPEFTSRPNRPQPLFRGFVQAAFDYNLNK; encoded by the coding sequence GTGGCAAAGTATATTTTCGTAACAGGCGGGGTTGTGTCTTCTTTAGGGAAGGGAATCACGGCCGCATCGCTGGGGAGATTGTTGAAGAACAGAGGCTTGAAAGTAACCATCCAGAAATTTGACCCCTACATTAATGTGGACCCGGGAACGATGAGCCCTTACCAGCACGGTGAAGTGTTTGTTACCGATGACGGGGCGGAGACGGATTTGGATTTGGGTCACTACGAGCGTTTCATTGATATTAACTTATCGAAGAACAGCAATATTACGACAGGCAAAGTATACTCTTCAGTTATCACCAAGGAGAGACGCGGTGAATACCTGGGCGGTACGGTACAGGTTATTCCGCATATCACCAACGAGATTAAAGACAGAGTGTTCCGCGCGGGCAAGGAATCCGGTTCCGATGTCGTCATTACGGAAATCGGCGGTACGGTCGGCGATATCGAGAGCTTGCCTTTCCTCGAAGCCATTCGTCAGATTAAGAGTGACGTAGGCCGCGAGAATGTGATGTACATTCACGTTACACTGATTCCATACTTAAAAGCAGCCGGTGAAGTGAAAACCAAGCCGACTCAACATAGCGTTAAAGAATTGCGCAGCATCGGAATACAACCGAATGTGATCGTATGCCGGACAGAGCATAAACTGACCGATGACATGAAACGCAAAATCGGCTTGTTCTGCGACATCGATACTGGCGCGGTTATAGAAGGTTTGGACGCGGATACGTTATACGATGTGCCTTTAATGTACTTAGAACAAGGCTTGGATGAGATCGTTGTGAACCACTTGAAGCTGGAAACCCCGGCACCGGATATGACCGAATGGAGATCGATGGTAGAGCGCGTGAAATCGTTGAAGCACACGACGGAAATCGCCATTGTCGGTAAATATGTCGCGTTGCATGATGCTTATTTGAGTATTGTAGAATCTTTGGGACACGCAGGAATTGACTGTGACTCCGAAATTAAAATTCGTTGGGTGAATGCCGAAGAAATCTACGATCATAATGCGGGCGAGTTGTTGAGCGGCGTACAAGGTATTCTGGTTCCCGGCGGTTTTGGCGATCGCGGTATTGAAGGTAAAGTGTCGGCCATCCGCTATGCCCGCGAGCAGCGAATTCCGTTCTTCGGCATCTGCCTGGGCATGCAAGTGGCTGTAATCGAGTATGCGCGTTCCCTTGCCGGACTGGACGGAGCGAACTCTTCGGAGATCAACCCTACAACATCCTACCCTGTCATTGACCTTCTTCCTGAGCAAAAGGATATTGAAAATCTCGGCGGCACGATGCGCCTTGGTCTGTATCCTTGCAAACTTAGCGAAGGTTCGCTTGCCATGGAATGCTATGACGATGAACTGGTTTACGAGAGACACCGTCACCGGTACGAGTTTAATAACGAATACCGTGAGTTAATCGAGAGCGTAGGGCTTAAAATTTCGGGTACTTCCCCGGATGGACGCCTTGTGGAAATCGTTGAGCTTCCGGATCATCCTTGGTTCTTGGCGGTGCAGTTCCACCCGGAATTCACGTCCAGACCGAACCGCCCGCAACCATTATTCAGAGGGTTTGTGCAAGCGGCATTTGATTACAATCTTAACAAATAA
- the rpoE gene encoding DNA-directed RNA polymerase subunit delta — protein sequence MSSSYALKINPEQAKEMPMVDLAFEVLKAANTPFYYRDLMMEISKIKGLSEEEVMQVIAQIYTEINIDGRFACIGSNLWGLKRWYPVEKGDDNVTGGAKRPRIINDEDDDLDDDDMFAEEEDAYSGDDSFDEEGEELYGEDEDVEEAEDDVAIEDAEIEDEDADAEIDEELDDAEEDEEEADLDEEEDK from the coding sequence ATGAGCAGCTCTTACGCGTTAAAAATCAACCCGGAGCAAGCCAAAGAAATGCCTATGGTCGACTTGGCCTTCGAGGTACTGAAAGCGGCGAATACTCCCTTTTATTATCGTGACCTGATGATGGAGATTTCCAAGATTAAAGGTCTGAGCGAAGAAGAAGTGATGCAGGTCATCGCACAAATATATACGGAAATAAATATTGACGGCCGTTTCGCTTGCATAGGCAGCAACCTGTGGGGCTTGAAGCGTTGGTATCCTGTCGAGAAAGGTGACGACAACGTGACCGGCGGAGCCAAGCGTCCGCGGATCATCAACGATGAGGACGACGATCTGGATGACGACGACATGTTCGCTGAAGAGGAAGACGCATACAGCGGAGACGACAGCTTCGACGAAGAGGGCGAAGAGCTCTATGGTGAAGATGAAGACGTCGAAGAAGCGGAAGACGACGTAGCCATCGAGGACGCGGAGATTGAAGACGAAGATGCTGACGCCGAAATCGATGAAGAGTTAGACGATGCGGAGGAAGATGAAGAAGAAGCGGATCTAGATGAAGAGGAAGACAAGTAA
- a CDS encoding S8 family peptidase, which produces MDHVGFWHLLHDEINESPIQQPRHIIRFHNPTEYARCIGQLKRLQPTLAKLVEVQDMKLIHGVSCNLHSVSHIIKAHSRHLYVEEDVVARVHESSPLTSFSNKRLPWGVRQIKAPAVWNKSTGSRIRVAVIDTGVDHQHPDLRHCLSKGVNLIQRRMLPHDDNGHGTHIAGTIAAAGQQHGLVGVAPRASIHAVKSFDKNGAAFISDIILGIDWCVRNGIDIINMSFGMKSRSDSLLQAVRGAYQAGVIIVASSGNEGKKLTMDYPARYPQTISVGAIGKDNRVAPFSNRSKKIDIYAPGEKIMSTWLRGKYHELSGTSMATSHVSGVIALLLSAKPGLKPDEIRKLLKKGSIPLREARIKGTGRIDAARLFRAMR; this is translated from the coding sequence TTGGACCATGTCGGGTTCTGGCATTTGTTGCATGATGAAATCAACGAGAGTCCGATCCAGCAGCCGCGACATATTATTCGCTTCCACAATCCAACGGAATATGCCCGGTGTATCGGACAACTTAAACGGCTTCAGCCCACCCTTGCCAAACTTGTTGAAGTTCAGGACATGAAGCTGATCCATGGCGTGTCCTGCAATCTTCATTCGGTTTCCCACATTATCAAAGCCCATAGCCGGCACCTATATGTTGAAGAGGATGTCGTCGCCAGGGTGCATGAATCGTCTCCGTTGACCTCCTTCAGCAATAAGCGCTTACCTTGGGGCGTGCGTCAGATTAAAGCCCCCGCGGTGTGGAACAAATCCACGGGCAGCCGCATCCGGGTAGCCGTTATTGATACAGGCGTTGATCATCAACACCCGGATCTTCGGCACTGCCTGTCCAAGGGTGTCAACCTGATCCAACGCCGGATGCTGCCCCATGACGATAACGGCCACGGCACCCACATCGCCGGAACCATTGCCGCAGCCGGACAGCAGCACGGCCTGGTCGGTGTCGCGCCGCGGGCAAGCATCCATGCCGTGAAATCATTCGACAAGAACGGCGCCGCGTTCATATCCGATATCATCCTTGGTATCGATTGGTGCGTCCGCAACGGCATCGATATCATCAATATGAGCTTCGGCATGAAAAGCCGCAGCGACTCGCTGCTTCAGGCGGTGCGCGGCGCCTATCAAGCCGGTGTTATCATTGTCGCGTCCTCCGGAAATGAAGGCAAAAAGCTGACCATGGACTATCCGGCCCGCTACCCCCAGACCATTTCCGTCGGCGCGATCGGCAAGGACAACCGCGTCGCTCCTTTCAGCAACCGAAGCAAAAAAATCGATATTTACGCGCCCGGCGAAAAGATCATGTCCACCTGGCTGCGGGGTAAATATCACGAGCTGAGCGGCACCTCCATGGCCACCTCGCATGTCAGCGGTGTCATCGCCTTGCTGCTATCGGCCAAACCGGGGCTCAAGCCTGATGAGATCCGCAAGCTGCTGAAGAAAGGTTCGATCCCGCTTCGCGAAGCGAGAATAAAAGGAACCGGGCGCATTGATGCCGCCCGGCTCTTCCGTGCTATGAGATAG
- the argS gene encoding arginine--tRNA ligase, producing the protein MSALEQMKQSLKDAIAAAISVSGIVEAGTSVEVALEVPKEKAHGDFSTNAAMQLTKLAKKNPRQIAESILEHLDKSSAGIEKAEIAGPGFINFFMDRSYLYNVLQEVAEAQKNYGRVQMGEGQRVQMEFVSANPTGSLHLGHARGAAVGDALCNVLDFAGYEVTREYYINDAGNQVMNLAKSIEARYLQALGQEVDMPEDGYHGEDIKGFAKDLIAEKGNVIADMPEEERLEFFRTYGLEKELNKIKRDLGRFGVHFQEWFSETSLYTSGQVIEALDDLKAKGQTFEDGGATWLRTTDYGDDKDRVLIKNDGSYTYLTPDIAYHKTKYARGYDQIINIWGADHHGYIPRMKAAMSALGNDPDKLIVLIAQMVSLFQNGEKVKMSKRTGKAVTMEDLMDEVGVDAIRYFFTMRSMDSHLDFDMDLAISTSNENPVFYVQYAHARICSIFRKAEEQGVQLLPLSEVNLHALTADAEYDLLLKMAVLPEEIAVAAQGFAPHRLVRYVYELAGQLHSYYKAHKAITDDQEQTQARLALLDAVRVVIRNVLGLIGVSAPDQMTNSTAETDTEEERNTQH; encoded by the coding sequence ATGAGCGCATTGGAACAAATGAAACAAAGCTTGAAAGATGCTATTGCTGCGGCTATTTCCGTATCAGGCATCGTGGAAGCCGGAACGTCGGTGGAAGTTGCGCTGGAAGTGCCGAAGGAGAAGGCGCACGGCGATTTCTCCACGAACGCGGCCATGCAACTGACAAAGCTGGCGAAGAAGAATCCCAGACAGATTGCCGAGAGCATTTTGGAACACTTGGATAAGTCTTCGGCAGGAATCGAGAAGGCGGAAATTGCCGGACCTGGATTTATTAACTTCTTTATGGACCGCAGCTACCTGTACAACGTTTTGCAGGAAGTCGCGGAGGCACAAAAGAATTACGGCCGTGTCCAAATGGGCGAAGGGCAACGCGTACAGATGGAGTTTGTCAGCGCGAATCCGACCGGCAGCTTGCACTTGGGCCATGCCCGCGGGGCGGCGGTAGGCGACGCGTTATGCAACGTGCTTGATTTCGCGGGCTATGAAGTTACCCGGGAGTATTACATTAACGATGCGGGCAATCAGGTGATGAACCTGGCGAAATCCATTGAGGCGCGTTACCTGCAAGCGCTTGGCCAGGAAGTGGATATGCCTGAGGACGGTTATCACGGGGAGGACATCAAGGGTTTCGCCAAGGACCTGATCGCCGAGAAGGGTAATGTCATCGCCGATATGCCTGAAGAAGAGCGTCTTGAGTTCTTTAGAACATACGGTTTAGAGAAAGAATTGAATAAGATTAAACGGGACCTTGGCCGGTTCGGCGTGCATTTCCAGGAGTGGTTCAGTGAAACATCACTTTACACGTCCGGGCAAGTCATTGAAGCGCTGGATGATCTGAAGGCGAAAGGTCAGACTTTCGAGGACGGCGGAGCGACTTGGTTGCGCACGACCGATTACGGGGATGACAAAGACCGTGTTCTGATCAAGAACGACGGCAGTTATACGTATTTGACGCCGGATATTGCTTACCACAAAACCAAGTATGCCCGCGGTTACGATCAAATCATCAACATCTGGGGCGCGGATCATCATGGGTACATTCCGCGGATGAAAGCGGCGATGTCGGCGCTGGGGAACGACCCGGATAAACTCATCGTGCTGATCGCGCAAATGGTCAGCCTGTTCCAGAACGGCGAGAAAGTCAAGATGTCCAAGCGGACGGGGAAAGCCGTCACGATGGAAGATCTTATGGATGAAGTCGGCGTGGATGCCATCCGCTACTTCTTCACGATGCGCAGCATGGATTCTCATCTGGATTTCGACATGGATTTGGCGATTTCCACTTCCAACGAGAATCCGGTGTTCTACGTGCAATACGCGCATGCCCGGATTTGCAGTATTTTCCGCAAAGCGGAGGAGCAAGGCGTTCAATTGCTTCCGCTTAGCGAAGTGAATCTGCATGCGTTAACCGCTGACGCCGAGTATGACTTGCTGCTTAAGATGGCCGTGCTGCCTGAAGAGATTGCCGTTGCCGCGCAAGGTTTTGCGCCTCATCGCCTCGTTCGTTATGTATACGAATTGGCGGGACAACTTCATAGCTATTACAAAGCGCACAAGGCGATTACGGATGACCAAGAGCAGACGCAAGCCCGACTGGCCTTGCTGGATGCCGTGCGAGTTGTGATTCGTAACGTTCTTGGCTTGATCGGCGTATCCGCGCCGGATCAGATGACGAATAGTACGGCGGAAACAGACACCGAAGAAGAGCGGAACACCCAACACTAA
- a CDS encoding DUF1934 domain-containing protein — MATGTTVQLTVESRHDGETYVQQVEGSLYRKEGTVYLRYPETDEAMGRTMTTVKIVPMEVKIIRHGEVESDQMFMVGRKLPGTYRTPFTALSLETDTQRIEADIAENTGKLQLNYDLYVNGELAGNYTIKMNYQEV; from the coding sequence ATGGCTACCGGGACAACCGTGCAACTGACCGTAGAGAGCAGGCATGACGGGGAAACCTATGTACAGCAGGTGGAAGGCAGTCTTTACCGCAAGGAAGGCACCGTATATCTGCGCTACCCGGAGACGGACGAGGCGATGGGCCGAACGATGACCACTGTGAAGATTGTGCCGATGGAAGTGAAGATTATCCGTCATGGCGAAGTGGAGTCCGATCAGATGTTCATGGTAGGCCGAAAGTTGCCGGGAACGTACCGAACACCATTCACCGCGCTGTCCCTGGAGACAGATACCCAACGCATAGAAGCGGATATTGCCGAGAATACCGGGAAGCTGCAGTTGAACTATGATCTATATGTGAACGGCGAGCTTGCCGGGAATTATACTATAAAGATGAATTACCAGGAGGTTTGA
- a CDS encoding spore germination protein, with product MNAASMPTSVDTDLKLNEQTLRARVHHTADLDIKKFALSASDTPAFVAYMKGAVDEQKLYNYLQPLLLNSFPTAHPRGDATFGQIKQSSEWEVIQSSLFEGMSCVFIQGESQVILLDTTSWPVSPVTEPQSEFTLKGARIGFNESGASSLAMIRSYLPTSDLRIRKMTVGTATKTQVYLLSMKNIADEEDIEVLADRIARTDTDAILNTGELVEYIEDRRFTLFPQFVLTERPDWVATNLLNGKVALVVDRSPHVLLGPVSFLSFFHSVDDHNMRWPVATFFRLLRFAGLLIAVLLPSFYIAAISFHYEIIPIDLVYSIGISLEQVPFPPIIEALFMEITLEMLREAGLRLPSKIGQTIGIVGGIVIGQAAVQANFVSNIMIIVVALTAIASFIQPNQDMGSALRLLRFPFMLAAYFMGLIGIVIGIMIVVIHVLSLQSLNKSYTAPLFPVRLGKWKSAILRLPLTTLKRSSK from the coding sequence ATGAATGCCGCTTCAATGCCTACATCCGTTGATACCGACCTCAAGTTGAATGAGCAAACTTTACGCGCTAGAGTTCATCATACGGCCGACCTGGATATTAAGAAGTTTGCGCTCTCCGCATCGGATACTCCGGCGTTCGTCGCCTATATGAAAGGTGCTGTCGACGAACAGAAACTCTATAATTATCTGCAGCCTCTGTTATTAAACAGCTTCCCGACCGCTCATCCCCGAGGGGACGCAACGTTCGGTCAAATTAAACAATCCTCAGAATGGGAAGTTATCCAGTCCTCCCTGTTCGAAGGCATGTCCTGCGTATTCATTCAAGGCGAATCCCAGGTTATCCTCTTAGATACGACCTCGTGGCCCGTAAGCCCAGTCACGGAGCCGCAATCTGAGTTTACACTGAAAGGCGCTCGAATCGGTTTCAATGAGTCCGGCGCATCCAGCCTAGCCATGATTCGAAGCTATCTGCCCACATCTGATTTGCGAATTCGCAAGATGACCGTTGGCACTGCAACCAAAACCCAAGTCTATCTTCTTTCCATGAAGAATATCGCTGATGAGGAAGACATTGAAGTATTAGCGGACCGCATTGCCCGTACGGATACCGATGCGATTCTGAATACAGGAGAGCTCGTGGAGTATATTGAAGATCGGCGCTTTACCTTATTCCCTCAGTTTGTTCTCACGGAGCGTCCGGATTGGGTAGCGACCAACCTGTTAAACGGTAAAGTAGCCCTTGTGGTGGACCGCTCGCCGCATGTGCTCCTTGGTCCCGTCTCGTTCCTTTCCTTCTTTCATTCCGTCGACGATCACAACATGCGCTGGCCTGTCGCTACGTTCTTCCGATTGTTAAGATTCGCCGGCTTGCTTATTGCCGTATTGCTGCCTTCCTTCTATATTGCGGCCATCTCGTTTCATTATGAAATCATCCCTATTGATTTGGTTTATTCCATCGGCATTTCTCTGGAACAGGTTCCGTTTCCGCCGATTATTGAAGCGCTGTTCATGGAAATCACCTTGGAGATGCTGAGGGAGGCTGGCTTACGCCTGCCATCCAAGATCGGTCAGACGATCGGGATTGTAGGAGGTATCGTCATCGGACAAGCCGCCGTGCAAGCTAATTTTGTCAGCAATATTATGATTATCGTAGTCGCCCTGACCGCCATCGCCTCCTTCATCCAACCGAATCAAGATATGGGCTCCGCTCTGCGCCTGCTGCGGTTCCCTTTCATGTTGGCCGCTTACTTCATGGGCTTGATCGGCATCGTCATCGGCATCATGATCGTTGTCATTCATGTGCTCTCCCTTCAATCTCTGAATAAATCGTATACCGCTCCGTTATTTCCCGTCCGATTGGGCAAATGGAAGTCCGCTATCCTGCGTCTCCCCTTAACAACGTTGAAGAGGTCGTCCAAATGA
- a CDS encoding GerAB/ArcD/ProY family transporter — protein MKIMKRDEMNLTQYILYIYKTQIGIGILTLPRLLMEEGNTDGWISIIISYVITIAVSYMIIRIMERFPTMTLFEVLNCLFGRWIGGLLRWVWVIYMFLAAFTVLFTTIFIIHVWILRNTASWIVMAAYLVPLFLVARSPMQIQGRYAEFVFISSLWMYPMLFFPLNDSQLLNLLPVFKEGLLPIMKAVKISILPYLGFELAFFLYPFLIQKKSAFKGIVIANTMSLALYLLVTLVAFVYFSNEGLKDYYWPTLQLLKTIKFTFIERFEIVFLSFYLITLSQTIAPYLHFSTVGMSWGPRFRSNQVSLVCSAAGMFTLSVFYSPSYHELEQLSSLYNYTGLVMAFGFPCLLGLYLLCVPGAARKGERRT, from the coding sequence ATGAAAATCATGAAGAGAGACGAAATGAACCTGACGCAGTATATCCTCTACATCTACAAGACGCAGATCGGTATCGGTATCCTGACGTTGCCGCGCCTTCTGATGGAGGAGGGGAATACAGACGGCTGGATCTCCATTATCATCAGCTATGTTATAACCATAGCCGTAAGTTACATGATCATCCGCATCATGGAACGTTTTCCGACTATGACGTTATTCGAGGTGCTGAATTGTTTGTTCGGCCGTTGGATCGGAGGATTGCTTCGGTGGGTTTGGGTCATCTATATGTTCTTGGCCGCCTTTACGGTGCTGTTCACAACGATTTTCATTATTCATGTCTGGATTTTGAGAAATACAGCCTCTTGGATCGTGATGGCCGCCTATCTGGTCCCCTTGTTTCTTGTGGCCCGCAGCCCCATGCAGATTCAGGGTCGGTATGCGGAATTTGTATTTATTTCATCCCTGTGGATGTATCCGATGCTGTTCTTCCCGTTGAATGACAGTCAATTGTTGAATTTGTTACCTGTTTTTAAGGAAGGACTTCTCCCCATTATGAAAGCAGTCAAGATCTCCATCCTGCCTTACCTTGGATTTGAGCTGGCCTTCTTCCTATACCCCTTCCTGATCCAGAAGAAATCCGCGTTCAAAGGCATTGTGATAGCCAACACCATGTCCTTAGCCCTCTATTTACTGGTTACCCTTGTGGCTTTCGTCTATTTCAGCAATGAGGGTCTGAAGGATTATTATTGGCCCACCCTACAGCTGCTGAAGACGATCAAGTTCACTTTCATTGAACGATTCGAGATCGTGTTTCTCTCCTTTTATTTAATTACACTGTCTCAAACCATCGCGCCGTATCTACATTTCTCTACCGTCGGCATGTCCTGGGGACCCCGATTCCGTTCCAATCAGGTATCTCTGGTGTGCTCCGCGGCAGGCATGTTCACGCTGTCTGTATTCTATAGTCCTTCCTATCATGAATTGGAACAATTATCCTCGCTGTATAATTACACTGGACTCGTGATGGCATTCGGTTTTCCTTGTTTACTGGGGTTGTATTTATTGTGCGTACCGGGGGCCGCAAGAAAGGGGGAAAGACGAACATGA
- a CDS encoding Ger(x)C family spore germination protein — translation MKLWFQAVIVALCCILTGCADRLDLEHTSMILITGIDVSEEDNNDIQVFSKVLQFDEDASKKETNLSNQSKTLREARTNFNSESSGIVVAGKTQIFVVSKALLRKKDLYPYLDVYFRDAKNSNSALISVCDCSIKTLFEYKTPQQPVLTEYIRKLIEFGYAEEITVMTTMEKFHYMRFEKGLTPSITEIKPVKNTIKIMGTSLINSNGKCVELLNFKESALLLLLKNDTTNNMSYLFNLKIPPRDDTIQLNMNMKQGRPKIKTRYRKGKFHFDIRIPLEMEVTEVNVHIDFEKQETKLIRMIEQQLNRDLMKLIHKTQKRKIDPVGMGVYARAQQYNHFKGVQDHWTDAYGDAEFHITTDVKINRYGVIKGFVP, via the coding sequence ATGAAGCTCTGGTTCCAAGCGGTCATCGTCGCTCTATGCTGTATCCTGACCGGTTGCGCCGACCGGCTCGACCTCGAGCATACATCGATGATATTGATTACCGGCATTGATGTGTCGGAGGAGGACAATAATGACATTCAGGTGTTCTCTAAAGTGTTGCAATTCGACGAAGACGCCAGTAAAAAGGAAACGAATCTCTCTAATCAATCAAAAACGTTGCGCGAAGCCCGGACTAACTTCAATTCAGAGAGCAGCGGCATCGTCGTCGCCGGCAAAACACAAATTTTTGTAGTGAGCAAAGCCCTGTTAAGAAAGAAAGATTTATACCCCTATCTGGATGTGTATTTCAGAGATGCCAAAAATTCAAACAGCGCCTTGATTTCCGTCTGTGATTGCTCCATTAAGACATTGTTCGAGTACAAGACTCCCCAACAGCCTGTCCTGACCGAGTATATTCGCAAACTCATTGAATTTGGGTATGCGGAAGAAATTACAGTGATGACCACGATGGAGAAGTTTCATTACATGCGATTCGAGAAGGGCTTGACGCCTTCCATTACTGAAATTAAACCTGTGAAGAACACCATTAAAATTATGGGGACCAGTTTGATTAACAGCAACGGTAAATGTGTCGAGCTCTTGAATTTCAAAGAAAGCGCATTGCTGTTGTTATTGAAGAACGATACAACCAATAATATGTCATATTTATTCAATCTGAAGATTCCTCCAAGGGACGACACTATACAGTTGAACATGAATATGAAACAAGGCCGGCCGAAAATAAAGACCCGTTACCGCAAAGGGAAATTTCACTTTGATATCCGGATCCCTCTAGAGATGGAGGTAACGGAAGTCAATGTTCATATTGATTTCGAGAAGCAGGAAACCAAGCTAATCCGTATGATTGAGCAGCAGTTGAATCGGGATCTCATGAAGTTGATTCACAAAACCCAGAAACGGAAAATAGACCCCGTTGGTATGGGGGTCTACGCCAGAGCACAGCAATACAATCACTTCAAGGGGGTCCAGGACCATTGGACCGATGCCTACGGGGATGCTGAATTCCATATCACAACGGATGTGAAGATTAATCGGTATGGCGTGATTAAAGGCTTTGTTCCGTAG
- a CDS encoding DUF2935 domain-containing protein: MTLSIHGISPWQEHQFWLQILEDHAIFIRDFLSPMETDAVRAAQSYIDAFKELLRQLGTIPGMSTVTDASMIAFAQASYPIALGYYRFEGEMQRRRILNEVNLNTTPSYLNGTLEENLEYLRILTFYMQGQDYTPLPLTGLFDLWLGDQLGHAVLLRNILDPVELRKLKQTDDFIAAFQALIVKNDAIKGYLRFLEPGFDVQKQMAAEAAEMTVQFYKYVEMIIAQYRGTRLLSRTTLRFLEHHQPETCYFLIQLSAFHMQTATIPNCSLTKASFPDS, translated from the coding sequence ATGACACTATCCATACATGGCATTTCGCCGTGGCAAGAACATCAGTTCTGGCTGCAGATTTTGGAAGATCATGCGATTTTTATACGCGATTTCCTATCTCCTATGGAAACGGATGCCGTGCGTGCAGCGCAATCGTATATAGATGCGTTCAAGGAATTGCTCCGGCAGCTGGGGACGATTCCCGGGATGTCGACCGTGACGGACGCTTCCATGATCGCATTCGCCCAAGCATCTTATCCGATCGCCTTAGGTTATTATCGATTTGAAGGGGAGATGCAGAGACGGAGAATTCTGAACGAGGTGAACCTTAACACAACACCGTCTTACTTAAACGGCACACTGGAAGAGAATTTGGAATATCTGCGAATTCTAACCTTCTATATGCAAGGTCAGGATTATACGCCGTTACCTTTAACGGGCTTATTTGACCTTTGGCTTGGGGATCAGCTGGGTCATGCCGTCTTGCTTCGAAATATACTCGACCCGGTGGAGCTCCGCAAGCTGAAGCAGACCGACGATTTCATTGCCGCCTTTCAGGCGCTCATCGTGAAGAACGACGCGATTAAAGGTTACTTGCGCTTTCTTGAACCTGGCTTCGACGTCCAGAAGCAGATGGCGGCGGAAGCGGCCGAGATGACGGTGCAATTCTATAAGTACGTAGAGATGATTATCGCGCAGTATCGGGGTACGAGATTATTGTCGCGGACTACGTTGCGTTTTCTGGAGCACCATCAACCGGAAACCTGCTATTTCTTGATTCAACTAAGCGCCTTTCATATGCAAACGGCGACCATACCGAATTGTTCCCTTACGAAAGCCTCCTTCCCTGACTCATAA